The Kosakonia sacchari SP1 genome includes a window with the following:
- the aguB gene encoding N-carbamoylputrescine amidase, with product MRNVTVAATQMACSWDLDKNIQNAERLVREAHSKGAQVILIQELFAAPYFCIDQSPEHYALAQEVANSPLIKHFSALAKELEVVLPLSLFEKCNNAYYNSLVMIDADGSVLDTYRKTHIPNGPAYQEKQFFIPGDTGFKVWNTRYAKIGVGICWDQWFPETARVLALQGAEIIFYPTAIGSEPAYPDIDSQPHWTRVQQGHAAANVIPVIASNRIGTETSKYIEGLEMTFYGSSFIADQTGELVEQANKTDEAVLVHTFDLDAIAAQRAAWGLFRDRRPNMYSAIATSDGSVRS from the coding sequence ATGAGAAATGTAACCGTCGCCGCAACACAAATGGCGTGTAGCTGGGATCTGGATAAGAATATTCAAAACGCTGAACGTCTGGTGCGTGAAGCGCACAGCAAAGGCGCGCAGGTGATCCTGATTCAGGAGCTGTTCGCCGCGCCTTACTTCTGCATCGATCAAAGCCCGGAACACTACGCGCTGGCGCAGGAAGTGGCGAATAGCCCATTGATCAAACACTTCTCTGCGCTGGCCAAAGAGCTGGAAGTGGTGCTGCCGCTGAGCCTGTTTGAAAAGTGCAACAACGCCTATTACAACTCGCTGGTGATGATTGACGCCGACGGCAGCGTGCTGGACACCTACCGTAAAACCCATATTCCGAACGGCCCGGCGTACCAGGAAAAACAGTTCTTTATCCCTGGCGATACCGGTTTCAAAGTGTGGAACACGCGCTATGCGAAAATCGGCGTCGGCATCTGCTGGGACCAGTGGTTCCCGGAAACCGCACGCGTGCTCGCCTTGCAGGGCGCGGAAATTATTTTCTACCCGACCGCGATTGGTTCAGAACCGGCTTATCCGGATATCGACAGTCAGCCGCACTGGACCCGCGTTCAGCAGGGCCACGCCGCCGCGAACGTCATTCCGGTGATTGCTTCAAACCGTATTGGCACTGAAACCAGCAAATACATCGAAGGCCTGGAAATGACCTTCTACGGCTCCTCCTTTATCGCCGATCAAACGGGTGAGCTGGTCGAACAGGCAAACAAAACCGACGAAGCGGTGCTGGTGCACACCTTCGATCTTGACGCTATTGCCGCTCAGCGCGCCGCGTGGGGGTTGTTCCGCGATCGTCGCCCGAATATGTACAGCGCGATTGCCACCTCCGATGGCAGCGTAAGGAGCTAA
- a CDS encoding 23S rRNA (adenine(2030)-N(6))-methyltransferase RlmJ, producing the protein MLSYRHSFHAGNHADVLKHTVQSLIIEALKEKEKPFLYLDTHAGAGRYQLSGEHAERTGEYLEGIARIWQQDDLPAELEPYMNVVRHFNRSEQLRYYPGSPLIARELLREQDSLLLTELHPSDYPLLRQEFQKDSRTRVARGDGYQQLKAKLPPVSRRGLILIDPPYEMKTDYQAVVSGIHEGYKRFATGVYALWYPVVLRQQIKRMLRDLEATGIRNILQIELGVRPDSDQRGMTASGMIVINPPWKLEAQMNNVLPWLHSKLVPAGTGHTLIHQIVPE; encoded by the coding sequence ATGCTCAGTTATCGCCACAGCTTCCACGCAGGCAACCATGCCGACGTCCTTAAACACACCGTTCAGAGCCTGATCATCGAAGCGCTGAAAGAAAAAGAGAAACCGTTTCTTTATCTCGACACCCACGCAGGTGCCGGGCGCTATCAGCTTTCCGGCGAACATGCAGAACGCACCGGTGAATATCTGGAAGGCATTGCGCGTATCTGGCAGCAGGACGATTTACCGGCTGAGCTGGAGCCGTACATGAACGTGGTGCGTCATTTCAACCGTAGCGAGCAGTTGCGTTACTACCCCGGTTCACCGCTGATTGCCCGCGAACTACTGCGCGAGCAGGACAGCCTGCTGTTGACTGAACTGCACCCGAGCGACTACCCGCTGCTGCGCCAGGAGTTCCAGAAAGATAGCCGCACTCGCGTTGCGCGCGGCGATGGCTATCAGCAGTTAAAAGCCAAGCTGCCGCCGGTTTCCCGTCGTGGTTTGATCCTTATCGATCCGCCCTACGAAATGAAAACCGACTACCAGGCCGTCGTCAGTGGCATCCACGAAGGTTACAAACGCTTTGCCACTGGCGTTTATGCGCTGTGGTATCCGGTGGTGCTGCGCCAGCAAATCAAACGGATGTTGCGCGATCTGGAAGCCACCGGCATTCGCAACATCCTGCAAATCGAGCTGGGTGTGCGTCCCGACAGCGATCAACGCGGCATGACGGCTTCCGGCATGATTGTGATTAACCCACCGTGGAAACTCGAAGCGCAGATGAACAATGTGCTGCCATGGCTGCACAGCAAACTGGTGCCAGCCGGTACCGGGCATACGTTGATTCATCAGATCGTACCGGAGTAA
- a CDS encoding GNAT family N-acetyltransferase — protein sequence MQLVSITLEQCLDIRHTVLWPHLARNASRVEGDEDAWHFGVAEDGKIVSCLSVFMLDERRCQIRKFATLQTHQQQGYGRFLLQSVLEKLVRAGVDFVQLDARTSAAAFYARFGFMAQGEPFYKQEVLYIRMSRTV from the coding sequence TTGCAGCTCGTCTCTATTACGTTAGAGCAATGTCTCGATATCCGCCATACGGTACTGTGGCCGCATCTCGCCCGCAATGCTTCGCGCGTAGAAGGCGATGAAGACGCTTGGCATTTTGGTGTGGCTGAAGACGGGAAAATCGTCAGCTGCTTATCGGTTTTTATGCTTGATGAACGGCGGTGCCAAATTCGTAAATTCGCCACCTTACAAACGCATCAGCAGCAAGGTTATGGCCGCTTTCTGTTGCAGAGCGTGCTGGAAAAGTTAGTCCGGGCGGGCGTTGATTTTGTGCAACTGGATGCCAGAACGTCGGCGGCGGCATTTTATGCGCGCTTTGGCTTTATGGCGCAAGGCGAGCCGTTTTATAAACAAGAAGTGCTGTACATTCGTATGTCGCGCACGGTGTAA
- the aguA gene encoding agmatine deiminase translates to MSQLTTPTKDGFSMPAEWAPHQAVWMIWPYRTDNWRADAAPAQQAFSAVAKAISRNTPVIMGVPAAEMAKARATMPAEVTLVEMESDDAWMRDTGPTVVVNNAGEKRGISWTFNAWGGLNGGLYASWDRDQQVAGQVAAYHQMPCYHTDLVLEGGSIHVDGEGTLLTTAECLLNPNRNPHLSKAQIEQQLRDYLGVTQIIWLPEGVFNDETDGHIDNMCCFVRPGEVALHWTDDQNDPQYAHSVAALEVLENTKDAQGRTLKVWKVPSPLPLFASAEETRDVEKGTAIERHEGNRLAGSYVNYLVSNQQIIYPLLDPATDGAAQALFEEMFPDFVITGVPAREILLGGGNIHCITQQIPR, encoded by the coding sequence ATGTCACAGCTAACCACGCCGACAAAAGATGGATTCTCCATGCCGGCAGAATGGGCGCCGCATCAGGCGGTGTGGATGATTTGGCCTTACCGCACCGATAACTGGCGTGCCGACGCCGCGCCGGCGCAGCAGGCGTTTTCTGCGGTCGCCAAAGCGATTTCACGCAACACGCCGGTGATCATGGGTGTACCTGCCGCCGAAATGGCCAAAGCGCGTGCCACTATGCCAGCGGAAGTGACGCTGGTAGAAATGGAAAGCGACGATGCCTGGATGCGCGATACGGGCCCGACCGTGGTGGTCAATAACGCCGGTGAAAAGCGTGGTATTAGCTGGACATTTAACGCCTGGGGCGGGCTGAATGGCGGCTTGTATGCAAGCTGGGATCGCGATCAACAGGTCGCAGGACAGGTTGCGGCGTATCACCAGATGCCGTGCTATCACACCGATTTGGTGCTGGAAGGCGGTTCCATTCACGTTGATGGCGAAGGCACGTTGCTGACCACCGCGGAATGTTTGCTGAACCCGAACCGCAACCCGCATCTGAGCAAAGCGCAGATCGAGCAGCAACTGCGCGATTATTTGGGTGTGACGCAGATTATCTGGTTGCCGGAAGGCGTGTTCAATGACGAAACCGACGGTCATATCGACAATATGTGCTGCTTTGTCCGTCCTGGCGAAGTCGCCCTGCACTGGACTGACGACCAGAACGATCCGCAGTACGCGCACTCCGTTGCCGCACTTGAGGTGCTCGAAAACACTAAAGATGCGCAAGGGCGCACGCTGAAAGTGTGGAAAGTGCCGTCGCCGCTGCCGCTGTTCGCCAGCGCCGAAGAGACCCGCGATGTCGAAAAAGGCACGGCGATTGAGCGCCACGAAGGCAACCGCCTGGCAGGTTCCTACGTTAACTATCTGGTCAGTAACCAGCAGATTATTTACCCGCTGCTGGATCCGGCGACCGATGGCGCGGCGCAGGCGTTGTTCGAAGAGATGTTCCCGGATTTCGTTATCACTGGCGTTCCGGCGCGTGAGATTTTGCTCGGCGGTGGCAACATCCACTGCATTACGCAGCAAATCCCGCGTTAA
- a CDS encoding alpha,alpha-trehalase, with translation MFNQKLQSAESVEFVIEEEIVYETDPCELKLDEMIEAEPEPEMIEGLPASDALTPADRYLELFEHVQSSRIFADSKTFPDCAPKMDPLDILIRYRKIKRKPEFDLRQFVKAHFWMPEDYSKAYVSNPENSLKEHIDQLWPILTREPQDHIPWSSLLALPQAYIVPGGRFRETYYWDSYFTMLGLAESGRDDLLRCMADNFAWMIERYGHIPNGNRTYYLSRSQPPVFALMVELFEEDGVRGARRYLDHLLMEYAFWMDGAESLALNQAYRHAVRMPDGSLLNRYWDDRDTPRDESWLEDVETARHSGRPASEVYRDLRAGAASGWDYSSRWLRDAQRLASIRTTQFIPIDLNAFLFKLESAIANISGLKGDREREALFRQKASDRRAAVNRYLWDDENGCYRDYDWRREQMALFSAASIVPLYVGMATHEQAERLADAVKARLLTPGGILATEYETSEQWDKPNGWAPLQWMAIQGFKMYGNDSLGNEIAHSWLQTVNHYYQQHHKLIEKYHIASSTPREGGGGEYPLQDGFGWTNGVVRRLIGLYGEP, from the coding sequence ATGTTCAACCAGAAACTACAAAGCGCAGAATCCGTCGAATTCGTGATTGAGGAAGAGATCGTCTACGAAACCGATCCGTGCGAGTTAAAACTGGATGAAATGATCGAGGCGGAGCCGGAGCCGGAAATGATCGAAGGGTTACCGGCGTCCGACGCGTTAACCCCTGCCGATCGTTACCTTGAACTGTTTGAACACGTGCAGTCGTCGCGCATTTTTGCCGACAGCAAAACCTTTCCCGACTGCGCGCCGAAAATGGATCCGCTCGATATTCTGATTCGCTATCGCAAAATCAAACGTAAACCGGAGTTCGATCTGCGCCAATTCGTGAAAGCGCATTTCTGGATGCCGGAGGACTATTCCAAAGCGTATGTCTCCAACCCGGAGAACTCGTTAAAAGAGCATATCGACCAGTTGTGGCCGATACTCACCCGCGAGCCGCAGGATCACATTCCGTGGTCTTCTCTGCTGGCGCTGCCGCAGGCTTACATTGTGCCCGGTGGGCGATTCCGCGAGACCTACTACTGGGACTCCTATTTCACCATGCTTGGCCTTGCAGAGAGCGGTCGCGATGATTTGCTGCGCTGTATGGCGGATAACTTCGCGTGGATGATTGAGCGTTACGGCCATATTCCGAACGGCAACCGCACGTACTACCTGAGCCGCTCGCAGCCGCCGGTTTTCGCACTGATGGTCGAGCTGTTTGAAGAGGACGGTGTACGCGGTGCGCGGCGCTACCTTGATCATCTGTTAATGGAGTACGCGTTCTGGATGGATGGCGCGGAATCGCTGGCGCTGAACCAGGCGTACCGCCACGCGGTGCGTATGCCGGACGGTTCGCTGCTCAACCGTTACTGGGACGATCGCGACACGCCGCGCGACGAATCCTGGCTTGAGGACGTTGAAACCGCACGTCATTCCGGGCGACCGGCAAGTGAAGTCTATCGCGATTTGCGCGCGGGCGCGGCTTCCGGCTGGGACTACTCCTCGCGCTGGCTGCGCGATGCGCAACGGCTGGCGAGCATTCGCACCACGCAGTTTATCCCGATTGATTTGAACGCGTTTCTGTTCAAACTGGAAAGCGCGATTGCCAATATTTCCGGGCTGAAAGGCGACAGAGAACGTGAAGCGCTGTTCCGCCAGAAAGCGAGCGATCGCCGCGCGGCGGTGAACCGCTATCTGTGGGATGACGAGAATGGCTGCTATCGCGACTACGACTGGCGGCGTGAGCAGATGGCGCTGTTTTCTGCGGCCAGTATTGTCCCGCTGTATGTGGGTATGGCGACCCATGAGCAGGCAGAACGTCTGGCGGACGCCGTAAAAGCACGCCTGCTCACGCCTGGCGGTATTCTGGCAACCGAGTACGAAACCAGCGAACAGTGGGATAAACCCAACGGCTGGGCACCGCTGCAATGGATGGCGATTCAGGGCTTCAAAATGTACGGTAACGACTCGCTGGGCAATGAGATCGCCCATAGCTGGTTGCAGACGGTAAATCACTACTATCAGCAGCATCACAAGCTGATTGAGAAGTACCACATCGCCAGCAGTACGCCGCGAGAAGGTGGCGGGGGTGAATACCCGTTACAGGATGGTTTCGGTTGGACGAACGGTGTGGTGCGCCGCCTTATCGGTTTGTACGGCGAACCGTAG
- a CDS encoding LysR family transcriptional regulator: MIDLNLLRLVPILAKEKSVTRAALKANLSQSAFSHALNRLREQLNDEMFIRTRNGMEPTPYAAMMIPVIESALSKLDTATRGPSHFDPLRDAHTFYIGAVDYFEFMFMPVLTARFKTIAPNVRLSVDILSETIKVERVEQGQLDAFIGVDNVQHIPHYFNKHKLISDHFVAIASVERTDLPEQLTMRHLVSEAQIHLPAVSSGADHIDGWLLEQHLYRPLATVVQSYAVGGRVAVATGYLMCVPFRIARELATMLPLRIMQLPEGAPSYDLLLLTHRLFDYQPAVQWLITELKAAKI; the protein is encoded by the coding sequence GTGATCGACCTGAATTTGCTGCGGCTGGTGCCGATTCTGGCGAAAGAGAAGAGTGTGACCCGCGCGGCGCTGAAAGCGAATCTGTCGCAATCCGCCTTTAGCCATGCCCTGAATCGCCTGCGTGAGCAGCTCAACGATGAGATGTTTATCCGCACGCGCAACGGGATGGAACCGACGCCCTACGCCGCAATGATGATTCCGGTGATCGAGAGTGCGCTCAGTAAGCTGGATACTGCCACGCGCGGGCCAAGCCATTTCGACCCGCTGCGCGACGCACACACGTTTTACATTGGCGCGGTGGACTATTTCGAGTTCATGTTTATGCCGGTGCTGACCGCGCGCTTTAAAACCATTGCGCCAAATGTCCGGCTTTCGGTCGATATTCTTTCAGAAACCATTAAGGTTGAGCGGGTGGAGCAGGGGCAACTGGATGCGTTTATCGGCGTCGATAACGTTCAGCATATCCCGCATTATTTTAATAAACATAAGCTTATTTCCGACCACTTTGTCGCTATCGCTTCCGTCGAACGTACCGATTTGCCGGAACAGCTCACCATGAGACATCTAGTCAGTGAAGCGCAAATCCATTTACCGGCGGTCAGCTCCGGGGCGGATCATATTGACGGCTGGCTGCTCGAACAGCACCTCTACCGGCCGCTGGCGACGGTGGTGCAAAGTTACGCCGTTGGCGGGCGCGTGGCGGTGGCGACCGGCTATTTAATGTGCGTGCCGTTTCGCATTGCCAGGGAACTGGCAACAATGTTGCCGCTGCGCATTATGCAACTGCCGGAAGGCGCGCCATCGTATGATTTGCTGCTGCTGACCCACCGATTATTTGACTACCAGCCTGCGGTACAGTGGCTGATTACCGAGCTGAAGGCGGCGAAGATTTAG
- a CDS encoding STY4199 family HEPN domain-containing protein, giving the protein MTLSAPLNTGEQFEKCIAIIREASVEILLLLNVHFDEGKDPRWFLEQLDVARLSLGGWGAVAKRLKLNDAELTQFTLQLRHLQQLVPRYESGQNVTENQLIAALRFISALENLRNKQKLLSYNTALPSDDAQQRQGLQQLRAMETMIKSLVMQVWPDSEKLRNHLKTQFGADRVRRWLRLGDHNDVLSGMRFSELALLLIDKKEFSQRYARLFNDAAELNLLVEPRKTLQTFLDDIRQMRASVVSGQPLTSNQLLLLNSYYPQITGPVQRAFDEGRTQTNPAEILRESGGDLDAYWEQTRKKDRAAGGDAMPMRDSIDKPAKRSVRSREERDQMLSGVLWSAVGVMVLLMVIGAFWMFTSGMSGPVARQARVTVPIAEDRERPSPKEELSRLGLPRDENNFRAAIDRNDTRVVSLFLRTGMNWKLSWTENAVIADYNDVLDLLLRYRLQMDENRPCRRFIATLTHEMAVNNKKLTSITRDYLRAFCTVKPVVDRQRYEMEQAQLRFEADPSDENRKWSDIQTAIYDVID; this is encoded by the coding sequence ATGACTCTTTCTGCCCCATTGAATACGGGTGAACAGTTTGAAAAATGCATTGCTATTATTCGCGAGGCGTCTGTTGAAATCTTATTGCTGCTGAATGTGCATTTTGATGAAGGTAAAGACCCGCGCTGGTTTTTGGAACAACTGGATGTTGCGCGCCTGAGTTTGGGTGGCTGGGGCGCGGTGGCTAAACGACTCAAACTCAACGATGCGGAATTAACACAGTTCACTTTACAGCTGCGTCACTTGCAGCAGCTCGTTCCGCGATATGAGAGCGGGCAGAATGTGACGGAAAATCAGCTTATTGCGGCGCTGCGATTTATCAGCGCGCTGGAAAACCTGCGTAATAAGCAGAAGTTGCTGAGCTACAACACCGCTTTGCCATCGGATGATGCGCAGCAGCGGCAAGGGCTTCAGCAGCTACGCGCTATGGAAACGATGATTAAATCGCTGGTGATGCAGGTGTGGCCGGATAGCGAAAAGCTGCGTAATCACCTGAAAACACAGTTTGGTGCCGATCGTGTGCGGCGCTGGTTACGGCTTGGCGATCACAATGATGTACTGAGCGGCATGCGGTTTAGCGAGCTGGCGCTGTTGCTGATAGATAAAAAAGAGTTTAGCCAGCGTTATGCCCGGCTGTTTAATGACGCCGCGGAACTGAACCTGCTAGTGGAACCGCGTAAAACGCTGCAAACCTTTCTGGATGACATTCGCCAGATGCGTGCAAGCGTGGTGTCAGGACAGCCACTCACCTCTAATCAGCTGCTCTTATTGAACAGCTATTATCCGCAAATTACCGGACCGGTTCAGCGCGCGTTCGACGAGGGGCGCACGCAGACCAATCCCGCTGAAATATTGCGTGAGTCCGGCGGGGATTTAGACGCTTACTGGGAGCAGACGCGGAAAAAAGACCGCGCTGCCGGAGGTGATGCGATGCCGATGCGTGACAGTATTGATAAACCTGCAAAACGGTCGGTGCGTAGCCGCGAAGAGCGCGACCAGATGCTCTCTGGCGTGCTGTGGAGCGCGGTCGGCGTGATGGTGTTGCTGATGGTGATTGGCGCCTTCTGGATGTTTACCAGCGGGATGTCTGGACCGGTGGCGCGCCAGGCCCGGGTTACCGTGCCGATTGCCGAGGATCGCGAACGCCCCTCACCGAAAGAGGAACTCAGCCGCCTGGGGCTGCCGCGCGACGAAAATAACTTCCGCGCGGCGATTGATCGCAATGATACGCGCGTGGTGTCGCTGTTTTTACGCACCGGGATGAACTGGAAACTCTCCTGGACGGAAAACGCGGTGATAGCGGATTACAACGATGTGCTGGATCTGCTATTGCGATATCGCCTGCAAATGGATGAGAACCGCCCTTGCCGCCGTTTTATCGCGACGCTGACGCATGAAATGGCGGTGAACAACAAAAAGCTGACCTCGATTACGCGCGATTATTTACGCGCGTTTTGTACCGTTAAGCCGGTGGTCGATCGCCAGCGGTATGAGATGGAGCAAGCGCAGTTACGTTTCGAGGCCGATCCGTCGGATGAAAATCGCAAGTGGTCGGATATTCAGACCGCGATTTATGATGTGATTGATTAA
- a CDS encoding histidine phosphatase family protein, which translates to MKALLIRHPQTEWNRAGIIQGQLDSPLTPRGREEGHALIRGLRDAGIHPDVVFSSPLGRAQQMALLIAEQYHCDIRLDEALQEQNFGEFDGRLLSDIRREYPRFGDDEGFQPPQGESPGQAAQRLLDFLHRLPGICPHHTVALVSHGQIMQAAIAQLLENSLENVARYHHHNASYSLLEINDDTCRVARWGVASHLLGLKNG; encoded by the coding sequence ATGAAAGCGTTATTAATTCGCCATCCGCAAACGGAGTGGAACCGGGCGGGGATTATCCAGGGGCAGCTCGATAGCCCGCTAACGCCGCGCGGGCGCGAAGAGGGCCACGCTTTGATTCGCGGGCTGCGGGATGCGGGGATTCACCCTGACGTCGTTTTTTCATCGCCGCTCGGCAGGGCGCAGCAGATGGCGTTGTTAATCGCGGAACAATACCACTGTGATATCCGCCTCGACGAGGCGTTACAGGAACAGAATTTCGGTGAGTTTGATGGTCGGCTGCTGAGCGATATTCGCCGGGAATATCCCCGTTTCGGTGATGATGAGGGTTTTCAACCGCCGCAGGGTGAATCGCCAGGGCAGGCCGCGCAGCGGTTGCTCGACTTTTTACACCGCTTGCCGGGCATCTGCCCGCATCACACGGTAGCGCTGGTGTCGCATGGGCAAATTATGCAGGCGGCGATAGCGCAGTTGCTGGAAAACTCCCTCGAAAATGTGGCGCGTTACCATCATCACAATGCCAGTTATTCGCTGCTGGAGATCAACGACGACACCTGCCGGGTAGCGCGCTGGGGAGTGGCCAGCCATTTGCTGGGGTTAAAAAATGGCTAA
- the gorA gene encoding glutathione-disulfide reductase: MSKHYDYIAIGGGSGGIASINRAAMYGQKCALIEAKELGGTCVNVGCVPKKVMWHAAQISEAIHLYGPDYGFDTTVNHFNWSKLVASRSAYIDRIHTSYDNVLGKNNVDVIRGFARFVDAKTVEVNGETITADHILIATGGRPSHPNIPGVEYGIDSDGFFALPALPKRVAVVGAGYIAVELAGVINGLGAETHLFVRKHAPLRSFDPLITETLVEVMAAEGPTLHTHAVPKEVVKNADGSLTLTLEDGRSQTVDSLIWAIGREPATDNFNLAVTGVKTNDKGYIEVDKFQNTSVPGIYAVGDNTGAVELTPVAVAAGRRLSERLFNNKPDEHLDYSNIPTVVFSHPPIGTVGLTEPQAREQYGDDQVKIYKSSFTAMYTAVTTHRQPCRMKLVCVGPEEKIVGIHGIGSGMDEMLQGFAVALKMGATKKDFDNTVAIHPTAAEEFVTMR; encoded by the coding sequence ATGAGCAAACATTACGACTACATCGCTATTGGCGGCGGCAGCGGCGGTATCGCATCGATTAACCGTGCGGCTATGTACGGTCAAAAATGCGCACTGATCGAAGCAAAAGAACTTGGCGGCACCTGCGTGAACGTCGGTTGCGTCCCCAAAAAAGTGATGTGGCACGCGGCACAGATTTCTGAAGCGATCCATCTGTACGGTCCGGATTACGGCTTCGACACCACCGTAAACCATTTCAACTGGAGCAAACTGGTCGCCAGCCGTAGCGCCTACATCGACCGCATTCACACCTCGTACGATAACGTGCTGGGTAAAAATAATGTCGATGTGATCCGGGGTTTCGCGCGCTTTGTCGATGCCAAAACCGTAGAAGTGAACGGCGAAACGATCACTGCCGATCATATCCTGATCGCTACCGGTGGTCGTCCAAGCCACCCAAACATTCCGGGCGTTGAATACGGTATTGATTCCGACGGTTTCTTCGCCCTGCCCGCGCTGCCAAAACGCGTGGCGGTGGTTGGCGCAGGTTATATCGCCGTGGAACTGGCGGGTGTGATCAACGGCCTGGGTGCCGAAACACACCTGTTCGTGCGTAAACACGCGCCGCTGCGCAGCTTTGATCCGCTCATCACCGAAACGCTGGTGGAAGTGATGGCGGCAGAAGGCCCGACGCTGCACACCCACGCGGTGCCGAAAGAGGTGGTGAAAAACGCCGACGGCAGCCTGACGCTGACGCTGGAAGATGGTCGTTCACAAACCGTGGACAGCCTGATTTGGGCGATTGGCCGCGAACCGGCAACCGATAATTTCAACCTTGCGGTCACCGGTGTGAAAACCAACGACAAAGGGTATATCGAAGTCGATAAGTTCCAGAACACCAGCGTGCCGGGCATTTACGCAGTGGGCGATAACACTGGCGCGGTAGAACTGACGCCAGTCGCCGTGGCTGCCGGTCGCCGCCTCTCCGAGCGTCTGTTTAACAACAAGCCGGATGAGCATCTGGATTACAGCAACATTCCGACCGTGGTGTTCAGCCATCCGCCGATTGGCACCGTTGGCCTCACCGAACCGCAGGCGCGTGAGCAGTACGGCGATGACCAGGTGAAAATCTATAAATCATCCTTCACCGCGATGTATACCGCCGTGACCACCCACCGCCAGCCGTGTCGTATGAAGCTGGTGTGCGTTGGCCCGGAGGAGAAAATTGTCGGTATTCACGGTATCGGCTCCGGCATGGACGAGATGCTGCAAGGCTTTGCGGTAGCGCTGAAAATGGGCGCGACCAAAAAAGACTTCGATAACACAGTGGCAATCCACCCGACAGCCGCTGAAGAATTCGTTACCATGCGTTAA